In the Acidiferrobacteraceae bacterium genome, CCGGGCGCCCGGCTCCCCGGGCGCCAACATCTTGTCTGCATTCACCAGCGGACGCGGCGCGGTCTCCACGGGCTCCGGAGTGTGCTTGTACCAGCTGGCCCACATCCACAAGCCGATATTGGCCAGCAACAGGGCGCCCAACAGCCACTTCAGCATTCATCCTCCGCCACGGCCAGGCCGCGCAACACCAGATCCGGTATGGACACCGATTCAAATCCAAACAGGGAATTCAGGGCGGGGGCATTGCCTCCGGTCAATACCACCCGCATGTCCGCTCCCAGGACGTTTCTGCATTCGGTCACGAGCCTTTCGACCGCACCGGCCAGACCGTACAGTGTTCCGGCGGCAACGGCGTCGGCGGTGCTCCGCGCAACACAATCGTCGGCGTCGCCCGCTGCACTTCCTGCACCGGCCGTCCCTGCGGACAAGCCTGATCGCAGCAACGTGAGACCCGGGAAAATCGTTCCGCCCAGAAACTCTCCATCTGCCGCCAACGCGTCCACGGTCACTGCAGTGCCGCCATCGACCACACAGAGTGGACCCCCGATCTCGTTATGGGCGCCAATAAGGGCGGCCCAGCGATCTGGGCCAAGAGTCTCGGGATTGCGGTATCCGTTGCGCACCCCGGCACAGGAGGCACTTGCATGAAACATCGCAGTCGCTTTCCCCCACAGACCCCGGGTCACAGTTTCGATGATTTGCGGGATTTCCACGCCCGCGACACTGCAGACCACAACACGCTCGGGTTCCGGCAGCGAAACCCAGGCATCCCGCAAGACCCCGTCCAGTTCCGCGGGCGTGTACTCGCAGGCGACATGGTTGAGCCAGGCACCCTTCTTCTCGCGAGTGGCCCACTTGAGACGGCTGTTACCCACATCGACGAAGAGCCTCATTCACCCGCCCGCAAACTGATATCGCCGGAGTGAAATACATGGGTCTGGCCACTGGCGTCGCGAACCACCAAGGCGCCGCGATCGTCGATGCCTTCCACCTTGCCCTCCACCACACTATCGTTCTGAATCACCCGTACGGGCCTGTTTGCATACTGATGCAGCTCCAGCCAATCCTCGCGACAACCGGCGAGGCCCTCGCGCGCAAACCCTTCAAACATCGCCTGCAATTCCAGAAACAGCGTTGCAACGAGCTTGTTGCGATCGATAGAGCGACCGAGAATCTCCTCCATATCGACCCAGGGCTGCTCGATGCGCCCTGCCTCCGCTTCATCCATCTTCGCGTTCAGACCCAGCCCCAGGACAACCTGGGATGGCCCCGCGGCTTCTCCCTGCACATCCAGAAGGAGGCCCGCCAGCTTGCGCCCGTTCCAGACCACGTCGTTGGGCCACTTCAGGCCTGCCCCCTGAATTCCCGCTTGCTGCAAGGCGCGAATCACTGCGACACCGGCGGCAAGACTGATCCCGGTGATTGCGGCGGGCCCGGCCTCCAGACGCCAGGCCATGGACAACATAATATTGCGAAAAGGCGTCGCCACCCATTCACGTCCGCGCCGGCCACGACCCCGGGACTGGACCTCGGCAACACAGACCGCCCCGTGCCGGCGATCCGGCGCAAGACCCAGGAGATAGGTGCTGGTGGAATCGATCTCCGGCGCGATATGCAGACGCTCGGCCATGGCCTCGGCGGCGCCACCGAGCTGTGTCAGAATCTTGTCCTTCGACAGCAGATCCAGCGGCGCGTCCAGACGATAGCCACGACCAGGTACACAGTGGATCGCGAGACCGCTTGCGCGCAGTCCGTGAATGCCCTTGTGCACGGCGGCACGGGTGATACCCAGGGCTTCGCCGAGTTCGGGGCCGGAATGAAAACCGCCGTCCGCAAGGCGGCGCAGGATTGAAGACCGTGTTGACACGCCGGGCATTGTAGCAGGCCTTGAGTACCCGCAAGACAGGACAAATGGCGACAAACCCGTATGAATCCCGCTATACCGGTTCGCGGCTGCCACAACCGGCACACTACTTCCCCCCGTCCCGGGGAGTCTATGAGGTAGGTCCCGGGTTTTCCGCCTTCGGAACCGATTTCGGAAACGGCGGCGCGGACCGGCGGGTTTTCCAGCTGGACGCCGACTACATGCGCTACCGCGCGGAAAAGGAAACAAGCCGGAAGGAAAATCTGGATAAATATTATCGAATCGACCGCTTTCGCGTGGATCAGGGAAATGCCATTGCGCGGTTCATGATTCGCCACCTGACGCTTGACTATCCCGAGTGGTTCCGGCAACACAAGCATCAGGGTTCAACCATCCTTCACTGCTCGCTCAGCGGCGAGCGACTGCGGTTCGATTCCGACATGGTCCTGCTGGATTTTGAACCCGGGCCGAACGATGTTGAGCCCGAGTATGTCTCCGCGCTGGATGCCCTCGCCGGCCAGATCCAGGAAGACGTCGCGGTGATCAGCCGCGATGTCTCGGGGCAACATTGGGTCTGCGCCTTGCACGTATGCCTTCCGAACTACTGGTCGATTGAGGAGAAGATCGGCCGCGAGTTCTCCGTCGTACATGAACCCGTTGCTGGAATGGATCGTGTTTCGCAACGGGGCGATGTCATGGTCGCGGCAATGATTGACAAGGGCCCCTATGTCCGCTTCGGCTGGGGACTGGCCACCGATGCCCGACTCAATCACCACCCGGTTCCGCCGCCCGGCATGGACCCGCTGGAATGGCACGGGCGTCGCTTCGACCCAACACAGCCCGCGCTCTATCTGCGCGTCGAACGCCAGATCACCTGGGGTTTTCCGGATGTATCCGCCGGACTGTTTCTGATTCGTACCTACATCACGGATCTGCGCGGCATTGAGGCCGGCCAGCGCATGCGCCTGGCCAGCGCAGTGGAGTCCATGACCGACGCGCAGTTGCGCTACAAAGGACTGGATCGTGACCGCAACTCGATCCTGGCCTGGCTACGTCGCTAGACACCTGATCTTGCCGCGACCCGGGTCCCTTGCTTGCGCCCATCCGGGCGCTTACTTAATATGATCGGGAAACCCTCCGCGGAATCCGCCATGGCGACGCTCCCCGAAAGAGTCCAACAGATCGTACAGTCCCACGCCAAACTCATACACGCCGTGGTCCACGCATGCCAGAACCGGGACAGCGCCGGGGAACTCGAACCTCTGCTCGAAGTGGCGGCCGCCAATGGCTGGACCGATCTCGTCGCCGCCATTCGCCGCATCCTCGGTGGCGACCGCAACGTCTCCATGCTCCAGGGACTGGACGAAGAAGACAGCACCATCGTCGAAGCGATCCTGCGCGGCCTTCAGGACCCGAGTACGCTGCCGGACCTGTCGCAAACCGCGGACCCCGGCATGGCGGCGCCCGGGCTCGCCTATATGATCCATTCCGCCAGCACGGGTGACACCAACGCCCTGCAGATGGTCGCCACCATGGCGGAACAAATGAGCCAGGCGGGCGGTGAAATGGGGCGCCTGGGTGCCGCGATAAGCCGCATTATGCAGGGCGAAACCGACCCGGAACAGTTGTGCGAAGGTATGGACACGCGCGGCGAAAAACTGGTCCTCGACATCATTACCGAGCTGAATCGCCTGCGGACACACTGAAATTGGTGCTATAAGAATAGAATACCGAACGGGGGGATCGAAGAATGGATCAGGTTTCGCGGAGCGCTTCCGGCGCAAAGGCACGCGTTCTGGTGGTCGACGACTCGCGCGTAATGCGCAAGGCGATTGAGCGTGTCCTGAGCTCGGAGTACGAACTGGTTGAGGCCGGCGATGGAGAGGCCGGCTGGGACGCCCTGCGCTCAGGCGACGATATCCGTGTCGTAATCAGCGACGTACAGATGCCCATCCTGGACGGCTACGGAATGATATGCCGTATCCGTGCCGCGGACGACACGCGCGTCAGCGACATTCCCATCATCGTTATCACCGGCGCCGATGACGAGATCACGAAGGAGCGGGCCTACGCCTGTGGTGCCAACGACTTCATCGCCAAGCCCATCGATTCGACGCAGTTGCTCGTCGCGGTTCGCAACCACACTGGCAGCGAACTCAGCAGCCAGGTGGACGGCGCGGGGGTGGATCCACTCACACAGATTGCCAATCGCGAATCCTTCCTCGAAGCAGGGCGCCGCATGCTGGTGGAGACGCAAACGAGCGGTGACCTCTTGTCGCTCATCCGCCTGGATGTAGACAACTTCGATTCCATGCGATCGGCCTACGGGGATGATGTTGCGGACCAGATCCTGATCTGGACTTCGAAGATTCTGCTGGAAAAAATCCGCAAACAGGATTCCATTGGCCAACTGGGTCGCTCGCAGTTCGCGATTCTGACCTCCTCCGCGGGGCGGGTAGAGGCAGCCGTCCTGTGCGACCGAATCCGCGCCGCCGTGTCGGCAGGCTCGTACAAGCACGAAGGCAAGACCGTACCCGTCACCCTGAGCATCGGTCTTGTCACCGCGGGACACGACCCGGCCGGTACCCTGGAGGAACTCATCGATCTGGCCAGCCAGCGTGTGGCCGTCGCTCGCTCGCGCGGAGGCAATCAATTGATCGCTGGCGACAATGAACAGGCCGGGGCCATTGAGGAAGCCGTGATCGAGGAGCCGGATCTCGAAACCGCGCTGCAGATCGTGGCCGGCCTCAAGAGTGGCAATTTTGATCCCTACGCCATCAACCTGGCGCAAAAGGTCCTGCCCCTGCTGGAATACTGCGACGAAAAATTCCAATTGGCCATGGACCGCGAGATCGCCGCGATTCGTGCGCGCCTGGCGGGTGCCTAGGCTCCCTCTCCGGCAAGCAATTCGACCGCCGCTGCGCGCAGCATCTCACGTGGAACGGCACCGGTAATCCGCCTCGCTCCGAAGAAGAACGTCGGTGTACCCCCGACGCCAAGCTCGATGGCATTCGCGAGATTCCGGGTCAGCACAGCTTCAATCGCTGAATCTTCCCAAGCCGCCTGTATGGTTTCGGCCGACATGCCGGCGGACTGCGCCAGCTCGCGGAGCACGGCCTCGCTGCCGATATCCTCTCCCTTTGAAAAGTACGCGTCGAAAAGGTCAGCACTGAGCCGGTAGAAAACCTCGGCTCCATCCCGCTTTGCCGCTTCCGCGAGACACAAGGCGCGATGGGAATTGGCGACGCTTTCCCGCCTTTGAAATGCCAGATCCTCGGAGGCGGCCAGTTCCGCCAGGGCATCCTCCATCATCTGTCGCTGTTCCTCGCTGTAGCCGTAGTTGGAGAATTTTCCACCGTCAACAGGTGTATCGGGATGAATTTCGATAAATCGCCAGTTCACCTTGAGATCATATTCGTCGCGCAGGGTTTGCAGCCGCCGGAAGCCGATATAGCAGAACGGGCAGATGAAGTCGGAAAAAACAGTGGCGCGGAGTTCCGGTCGGTCAGCGCTCATATGTGGCTAAACTCCATCAGCATTCGTATAGATACGTAGACCCTGATGCCGCAAGGCGGTTCCGCAATCCCGAGATCAGCTACCGCGCTGCACGTACAACAGTATCTGATAGGCGGCAAACCCGGCCAACAGGACAAAACCCTTCCATCGGGTGATTCGGCCTGGCTTTCCATAGCCGTTGGACGCAAAGAACAGCGCCACGGTCATACCCACCATGACCGGGATGTCACGTTCCAACACGATTGGCTCAATGGCAAAAGGGTGGATCACCGCCGGGAGACCGATTACGGCCAACATATTGAACATGTTTGAGCCAAGGATGTTTCCAACGGCAATGTCATG is a window encoding:
- a CDS encoding type III pantothenate kinase, with the protein product MRLFVDVGNSRLKWATREKKGAWLNHVACEYTPAELDGVLRDAWVSLPEPERVVVCSVAGVEIPQIIETVTRGLWGKATAMFHASASCAGVRNGYRNPETLGPDRWAALIGAHNEIGGPLCVVDGGTAVTVDALAADGEFLGGTIFPGLTLLRSGLSAGTAGAGSAAGDADDCVARSTADAVAAGTLYGLAGAVERLVTECRNVLGADMRVVLTGGNAPALNSLFGFESVSIPDLVLRGLAVAEDEC
- the birA gene encoding bifunctional biotin--[acetyl-CoA-carboxylase] ligase/biotin operon repressor BirA — protein: MSTRSSILRRLADGGFHSGPELGEALGITRAAVHKGIHGLRASGLAIHCVPGRGYRLDAPLDLLSKDKILTQLGGAAEAMAERLHIAPEIDSTSTYLLGLAPDRRHGAVCVAEVQSRGRGRRGREWVATPFRNIMLSMAWRLEAGPAAITGISLAAGVAVIRALQQAGIQGAGLKWPNDVVWNGRKLAGLLLDVQGEAAGPSQVVLGLGLNAKMDEAEAGRIEQPWVDMEEILGRSIDRNKLVATLFLELQAMFEGFAREGLAGCREDWLELHQYANRPVRVIQNDSVVEGKVEGIDDRGALVVRDASGQTHVFHSGDISLRAGE
- a CDS encoding DUF3445 domain-containing protein, with the protein product MATNPYESRYTGSRLPQPAHYFPPSRGVYEVGPGFSAFGTDFGNGGADRRVFQLDADYMRYRAEKETSRKENLDKYYRIDRFRVDQGNAIARFMIRHLTLDYPEWFRQHKHQGSTILHCSLSGERLRFDSDMVLLDFEPGPNDVEPEYVSALDALAGQIQEDVAVISRDVSGQHWVCALHVCLPNYWSIEEKIGREFSVVHEPVAGMDRVSQRGDVMVAAMIDKGPYVRFGWGLATDARLNHHPVPPPGMDPLEWHGRRFDPTQPALYLRVERQITWGFPDVSAGLFLIRTYITDLRGIEAGQRMRLASAVESMTDAQLRYKGLDRDRNSILAWLRR
- a CDS encoding diguanylate cyclase → MDQVSRSASGAKARVLVVDDSRVMRKAIERVLSSEYELVEAGDGEAGWDALRSGDDIRVVISDVQMPILDGYGMICRIRAADDTRVSDIPIIVITGADDEITKERAYACGANDFIAKPIDSTQLLVAVRNHTGSELSSQVDGAGVDPLTQIANRESFLEAGRRMLVETQTSGDLLSLIRLDVDNFDSMRSAYGDDVADQILIWTSKILLEKIRKQDSIGQLGRSQFAILTSSAGRVEAAVLCDRIRAAVSAGSYKHEGKTVPVTLSIGLVTAGHDPAGTLEELIDLASQRVAVARSRGGNQLIAGDNEQAGAIEEAVIEEPDLETALQIVAGLKSGNFDPYAINLAQKVLPLLEYCDEKFQLAMDREIAAIRARLAGA
- a CDS encoding DsbA family protein — its product is MSADRPELRATVFSDFICPFCYIGFRRLQTLRDEYDLKVNWRFIEIHPDTPVDGGKFSNYGYSEEQRQMMEDALAELAASEDLAFQRRESVANSHRALCLAEAAKRDGAEVFYRLSADLFDAYFSKGEDIGSEAVLRELAQSAGMSAETIQAAWEDSAIEAVLTRNLANAIELGVGGTPTFFFGARRITGAVPREMLRAAAVELLAGEGA